Proteins encoded by one window of Actinocorallia herbida:
- a CDS encoding sugar phosphate isomerase/epimerase family protein, whose protein sequence is MTGFRIGQDIKLEATYGPPPWKDLFDALRQTKEAGLEGVNVRTLYEVSPTLDRALLADAAELARELDLYLELGVGKVNPYMTAEYPHIRALGEGGYLEGMRRLVLAAAEMGVTELWTATGGFKPRYRGLHATDRFRAEAPWPDQLAATAALLHRLAPVLRDTGVHLNLETHEEITTFELVRLVEDVGPDVLGICFDSANVAVRGEDPMAAVRRVAPYVRSTQLRDAALCFTADGISRFLAPCGEGVIDWALLLGELADRAPVRNLTIEAIGGLRAEMTLHPYDDAWRAGHPDLTVAELAGLFRLTRVYEASGRPGLEELRHGTQPTFAGFTAACAAHLRTVLTERETRP, encoded by the coding sequence ATGACCGGGTTCCGGATCGGCCAGGACATCAAGCTGGAGGCGACCTACGGGCCGCCTCCGTGGAAGGACCTCTTCGACGCGCTGCGCCAGACCAAGGAGGCCGGGTTGGAGGGCGTCAACGTCCGCACCCTCTACGAGGTCTCGCCCACCCTCGACCGGGCCCTCCTCGCCGACGCCGCCGAGCTCGCCCGCGAGCTCGATCTGTACCTGGAGCTCGGCGTCGGCAAGGTCAACCCGTACATGACCGCCGAGTACCCCCATATCCGCGCGCTGGGGGAGGGCGGCTACCTGGAAGGGATGCGCCGCCTCGTCCTGGCCGCCGCCGAGATGGGCGTCACCGAGCTGTGGACCGCCACCGGCGGCTTCAAGCCCCGCTACCGCGGCCTGCACGCCACCGACCGGTTCCGCGCCGAGGCGCCCTGGCCCGACCAGCTCGCCGCCACCGCCGCGCTGCTGCACCGGCTCGCGCCCGTCCTGCGCGACACCGGTGTGCACCTCAACCTGGAGACGCACGAGGAGATCACCACGTTCGAGCTCGTCCGGCTCGTCGAGGACGTCGGGCCCGACGTCCTGGGGATCTGCTTCGACTCCGCGAACGTCGCGGTCCGCGGTGAGGACCCGATGGCCGCCGTCCGCCGCGTCGCCCCCTACGTCCGCTCCACCCAGCTGCGCGACGCCGCCCTGTGCTTCACCGCCGACGGCATCAGCCGCTTCCTCGCGCCCTGCGGTGAGGGCGTCATCGACTGGGCGCTCCTGCTCGGCGAACTCGCCGACCGCGCTCCCGTCCGCAACCTCACCATCGAGGCGATCGGCGGCCTGCGCGCCGAGATGACCCTCCACCCCTACGACGACGCCTGGCGGGCCGGCCACCCCGACCTGACCGTCGCCGAACTCGCCGGGCTCTTCCGCCTCACCCGCGTCTACGAGGCGTCCGGCCGTCCCGGCCTGGAAGAGCTGCGCCACGGGACGCAGCCGACCTTCGCCGGATTCACCGCGGCCTGCGCCGCCCATCTCCGCACCGTCCTGACCGAGAGGGAGACCCGCCCATGA